Proteins from one Nakamurella multipartita DSM 44233 genomic window:
- the cobA gene encoding uroporphyrinogen-III C-methyltransferase, producing the protein MSDHRSSDHCADAGLLPLHLAVRGRRVVVVGGGPVAARKVAGCLDAGADVLVVAPFACESIVADEAAGLLTWRCAEYTTGDLDGAWLVFAATGERATDDAVAADAEAARVFCVRADDAALGSARSAAVIRRDDVLVSVGSADAADPRRAVAVRDAITHGLDTGALPVRRQRGGPGRVVLVGGGPGDGDLLTLRGRRELAAADVVVIDRLAPRSVIDELGPGVLVLEVGKAPGRHPVPQPEINRLLVEHAQAGRRVVRLKGGDPFLFGRGGEEVAACREAGVEVSVIPGVTSAFAVPAAAGIPVTHRGQSRQVTVITGHDAVSPGGLPADLDWAALARGRGTLVVLMGVAALPTIRAGLLGAGMDPATPVAIVENGWTPAQRVTTGALDEIADRARERGVESPAVIVIGDVAGHARP; encoded by the coding sequence GTGTCTGATCACCGCTCGTCCGATCACTGCGCGGATGCCGGCCTGCTGCCCCTGCACCTGGCGGTGCGGGGGCGGCGGGTCGTCGTGGTCGGCGGGGGACCGGTGGCCGCCCGCAAGGTCGCCGGCTGCCTGGACGCCGGCGCCGACGTGCTGGTGGTCGCCCCGTTCGCCTGCGAGTCGATCGTGGCCGACGAGGCCGCCGGTCTGCTGACCTGGCGGTGCGCCGAATACACGACCGGCGACCTGGACGGCGCCTGGCTGGTGTTCGCGGCCACCGGTGAGCGGGCCACTGACGACGCGGTCGCGGCGGATGCGGAGGCGGCCCGGGTGTTCTGCGTGCGGGCCGACGACGCCGCGCTGGGCAGCGCCCGCTCGGCCGCGGTGATCCGGCGCGACGACGTGCTGGTCTCGGTCGGTTCGGCCGACGCGGCCGATCCGCGCCGGGCGGTCGCCGTGCGTGACGCCATCACCCACGGGCTGGACACCGGGGCGCTGCCGGTGCGCCGGCAACGCGGCGGGCCCGGCCGGGTGGTGCTGGTCGGCGGCGGGCCCGGCGACGGCGACCTGCTGACCCTGCGCGGCCGGCGGGAACTGGCCGCCGCCGACGTCGTCGTCATCGACCGGCTGGCTCCGCGGTCGGTCATCGACGAACTCGGCCCCGGCGTGCTGGTCCTCGAGGTCGGCAAGGCGCCCGGCCGGCACCCGGTGCCGCAGCCGGAGATCAACCGGTTGCTGGTCGAACACGCCCAGGCCGGCCGCCGGGTGGTCCGGCTCAAGGGCGGCGACCCGTTTCTGTTCGGCCGCGGCGGCGAGGAGGTCGCCGCCTGCCGCGAGGCCGGCGTCGAGGTATCCGTGATCCCCGGGGTGACCAGCGCGTTCGCCGTGCCCGCGGCGGCCGGGATCCCGGTGACCCACCGGGGCCAGTCCCGGCAGGTCACCGTCATCACCGGGCACGACGCCGTCTCACCCGGCGGGCTGCCGGCCGACCTGGACTGGGCCGCCCTGGCCCGCGGTCGCGGCACCCTGGTGGTGCTCATGGGCGTCGCCGCCCTACCGACGATCCGGGCCGGCCTGCTCGGCGCGGGGATGGACCCGGCCACGCCGGTGGCCATCGTGGAGAACGGCTGGACCCCGGCGCAACGGGTCACGACCGGCGCGCTGGACGAGATCGCCGATCGGGCCCGCGAGCGCGGCGTCGAGTCGCCCGCGGTCATCGTCATCGGTGACGTCGCCGGGCACGCCCGGCCTTAG
- a CDS encoding DUF952 domain-containing protein, producing MAEPIFHCSLLTDWQAAQAAGEYTISTRGRTLAQEGFIHASYAGQVDGVRRRFYADVTEPMVLLRIDPDRLGVPVVPESPPGVDELFPHIYGPVPVTAVVAVTELDPM from the coding sequence ATGGCCGAGCCGATCTTCCACTGCAGCCTGCTGACCGACTGGCAGGCGGCGCAGGCGGCGGGGGAGTACACGATCTCCACCCGGGGCCGGACGCTGGCCCAGGAGGGCTTCATCCATGCCTCCTATGCCGGGCAGGTGGACGGGGTGCGCCGGCGGTTCTACGCCGACGTCACCGAGCCGATGGTGCTGCTGCGGATCGACCCGGACCGGCTCGGCGTGCCGGTGGTGCCGGAGAGCCCGCCGGGGGTCGACGAGCTGTTCCCGCACATCTACGGGCCGGTGCCGGTGACGGCGGTCGTCGCGGTGACCGAGCTGGACCCGATGTGA
- a CDS encoding DUF6394 family protein, producing the protein MNLEKVIFGFFVLLAATLNFGFFLGDISVPSLHNIYELFGALVVSLIATVLKFGDRTQLGATHLATSLVADLQLICAALVWGYAANVSAHGVTPEAMASVVSLSGGALLANVVSVILLVVETVSFHRR; encoded by the coding sequence ATGAACCTGGAAAAGGTCATCTTCGGCTTCTTCGTGCTGCTCGCCGCCACGTTGAACTTCGGGTTCTTCCTCGGCGACATCTCGGTGCCGTCGCTGCACAACATCTACGAGCTGTTCGGGGCGCTGGTGGTCAGCCTGATCGCCACCGTGCTCAAGTTCGGCGACCGCACCCAGTTGGGGGCCACTCACCTGGCCACCAGCCTGGTCGCCGACCTGCAGCTGATCTGCGCCGCCCTGGTCTGGGGCTACGCCGCGAACGTCTCCGCGCACGGGGTGACGCCCGAGGCGATGGCCAGCGTGGTGTCGCTGTCCGGCGGTGCGCTGCTGGCCAACGTCGTCTCGGTGATCCTGCTCGTCGTCGAGACCGTCTCCTTCCACCGCCGGTAG
- a CDS encoding alpha/beta hydrolase family protein, which translates to MTGHKLARVLVPLAMVAGACSAGPGTAPSATTTVTASSSAGDGTDPAGSIAGDWTGRIEIPGAPLAVGVTITGADGSYAGTFDVPVQGLTGAPLTDVTVTGTTVGFGISQIPGNPRFDGEFDGSRITGTFTQSGQAFPLDLSRGTVAAAARPQEPRPPFPYDTEDVSYSGGVTIAGTLTTPPGDGPFPAVLLITGSGAQDRDETIAGHKPFLLIADTLTRAGYAVLRVDDRGIGGTGGVLAEAGYDDLAADVAAGLQFLRARPEIKADAVGLLGHSEGGYLAPLVAQTQAQKPDFVVLMAGPAVSGRDVLIEQNKLIMAAAGATPQQTDDQVAFVTRYADLIIAGDFAGATALAREQVTKAGGDASLAPDTANENMRALLAYDPAPALSALTVPVLAVYGGRDLQVPPAQSEPVLRSLLAANPDATVQTFPTLNHLMQPATTGSPTEYAAIETTIDPQVLELYVSWLQQRFPPA; encoded by the coding sequence ATGACCGGTCACAAGCTCGCCCGCGTCCTGGTCCCGCTCGCCATGGTGGCCGGTGCATGCTCGGCCGGCCCCGGCACCGCACCCTCGGCCACGACCACCGTGACGGCCAGCAGTTCGGCCGGCGACGGCACCGACCCGGCCGGATCGATCGCCGGTGACTGGACCGGCCGGATCGAGATTCCCGGTGCGCCGCTGGCCGTCGGGGTCACCATCACCGGTGCCGACGGCAGCTACGCCGGCACGTTCGACGTCCCGGTCCAGGGACTGACCGGTGCGCCGTTGACCGACGTGACGGTGACCGGAACCACCGTCGGCTTCGGCATCTCGCAGATTCCCGGCAACCCCCGGTTCGACGGCGAGTTCGACGGCAGCCGGATCACCGGCACGTTCACCCAGAGCGGCCAGGCGTTCCCGCTGGACCTGAGCCGCGGAACGGTGGCGGCCGCCGCGCGCCCGCAGGAACCCCGGCCACCCTTCCCCTACGACACCGAGGACGTCAGCTACTCCGGCGGGGTCACCATCGCCGGCACACTGACCACGCCGCCCGGCGACGGGCCGTTCCCGGCGGTGCTGCTGATCACCGGCAGCGGGGCGCAGGACCGGGACGAGACGATCGCCGGGCACAAGCCGTTCCTGCTGATCGCCGACACGCTCACCCGAGCCGGGTACGCGGTGCTGCGGGTGGACGATCGCGGCATCGGCGGGACCGGCGGGGTGCTGGCCGAGGCCGGCTACGACGACCTGGCCGCCGACGTGGCCGCCGGCCTGCAGTTCCTGCGCGCCCGGCCCGAGATCAAGGCGGACGCGGTCGGTCTGCTCGGCCACAGCGAGGGCGGCTACCTGGCTCCCTTGGTGGCCCAGACGCAGGCGCAGAAACCTGACTTTGTGGTCCTGATGGCCGGCCCGGCGGTCAGCGGCCGGGACGTGCTGATCGAGCAGAACAAGCTGATCATGGCCGCGGCCGGGGCGACCCCGCAGCAGACCGACGACCAGGTCGCGTTCGTCACCCGCTACGCCGACCTGATCATCGCCGGTGATTTCGCCGGCGCCACCGCGTTGGCCCGCGAGCAGGTCACCAAGGCCGGCGGGGACGCCAGCCTGGCTCCGGACACGGCCAACGAGAACATGCGCGCCCTGCTGGCCTACGACCCCGCGCCCGCGCTGTCCGCGCTCACCGTGCCGGTGCTGGCCGTCTACGGCGGCCGTGACCTGCAGGTACCACCGGCCCAGAGCGAACCGGTGCTCCGGTCGTTGCTGGCCGCCAACCCGGACGCGACCGTGCAGACCTTTCCCACGCTCAACCACCTGATGCAGCCGGCCACCACCGGCTCACCCACCGAGTACGCGGCCATCGAGACGACCATCGACCCGCAGGTGCTGGAGCTGTACGTCAGCTGGCTGCAGCAGCGTTTCCCGCCGGCCTGA
- the nirB gene encoding nitrite reductase large subunit NirB encodes MTEFEEEFGDRRRKLVVIGNGMAGARTVEEILSRGGAEQFAITMFGDEPYGNYNRIMLSHVLSGEEAETDIFLNSMAWYAENNITLFAGVRATRIDRFAKIVYAEHTVDGTTYETPYDELIIATGSRSFIPPIDGVRMDDGSLKPGVFAFRTMEDTQGMITYAQHEDHRRAVVIGGGLLGLEAARGLQGFGLQVDVLHAGPHLMNAQIGPEGGDILRKSVEELGIYVHTKARTTSIMGEDKVEGVWMADHPLLECDMVVVAAGIRPNVDLAVTSGFTVERAIVVDDQMRTVDDPDVYAVGECVQHRGEVYGLVQPLWEQAVVLAEHLTGTDPDAAYHGSRTSTKLKVAGVDVAAMGVQGPERDTDEHIVFSEPRKGIYKSLVIRDEKLIGATMLGDTSKVAFLIQAFDRGLPLPEERLEMLFNLGTPAEEVGIAELADDAQVCNCNGVSKGALVACVESGTKTVAGVMDKTRAGKGCGSCKNMVCQIVEWAAGGKVEEDPSANWYVPGVPMDKPDLMRAILAQELRSVSAVFAALAPEGAEDAKSKMGLASLLKMIWADEYIDEKDARFINDRVHANIQKDGTFSVVPQMKGGVTTPAQLRKIADVAEKWNVPMVKLTGGQRIDLLGIRKEDLPGVWADLGMPSGYAYGKSFRTVKTCVGQEFCRFGVGDSTNLGIKIESRFQGLESPAKIKMAVTGCPRNCAESLCKDVGLVAIDGGRWEIYIGGAAGAHIRKGDLLATVDDPDLAVTLSGRFMQYYRENAKWLERTYAFVPRMGIEFLREVIVEDSLGIAADLDERMQKSVDAYRDPWQEGAKPATAGQFRTSLPLEVLPQVPTR; translated from the coding sequence ATGACCGAGTTCGAGGAGGAGTTCGGCGACCGGCGGCGCAAGCTCGTGGTGATCGGCAACGGCATGGCCGGTGCCCGCACGGTGGAGGAGATCCTGTCCCGCGGGGGCGCCGAGCAGTTCGCCATCACCATGTTCGGCGACGAGCCGTACGGCAACTACAACCGGATCATGCTCTCGCACGTGCTCTCCGGGGAGGAGGCCGAGACCGACATCTTCCTCAACAGCATGGCCTGGTACGCCGAGAACAACATCACCCTGTTCGCCGGGGTGCGGGCCACCCGGATCGACCGCTTCGCCAAGATCGTCTACGCCGAGCACACCGTCGACGGCACCACGTACGAAACCCCGTACGACGAGCTGATCATCGCCACCGGCAGCCGCTCGTTCATCCCGCCGATCGACGGCGTGCGGATGGACGACGGGTCGCTCAAGCCCGGCGTCTTCGCCTTCCGGACCATGGAAGACACCCAGGGGATGATCACCTACGCCCAGCACGAGGACCACCGCCGCGCCGTCGTGATCGGCGGCGGGCTGCTCGGTCTGGAGGCCGCGCGCGGCCTGCAGGGTTTCGGGCTGCAGGTCGACGTGCTGCACGCCGGCCCGCACCTGATGAACGCCCAGATCGGTCCCGAGGGCGGCGACATCCTGCGCAAGAGCGTGGAAGAGCTGGGCATCTACGTCCACACCAAGGCGCGGACCACCTCGATCATGGGTGAGGACAAGGTCGAGGGCGTCTGGATGGCCGACCATCCGCTGCTCGAATGCGACATGGTGGTCGTCGCCGCCGGCATCCGGCCCAACGTCGACCTGGCCGTCACCAGCGGCTTCACCGTCGAGCGGGCCATCGTCGTGGACGACCAGATGCGCACGGTCGACGACCCGGACGTGTACGCGGTCGGCGAGTGCGTGCAGCACCGCGGGGAGGTCTACGGCCTGGTCCAGCCGCTGTGGGAGCAGGCCGTCGTGCTGGCCGAGCACCTGACCGGCACCGACCCGGACGCCGCCTACCACGGTTCGCGGACCTCGACCAAGCTCAAGGTGGCCGGCGTCGACGTTGCCGCCATGGGTGTGCAGGGGCCGGAGCGGGACACCGACGAGCACATCGTGTTCTCCGAACCGCGCAAGGGCATCTACAAGTCGCTGGTCATCCGGGACGAGAAGCTCATCGGGGCCACCATGCTCGGCGACACCTCCAAGGTCGCCTTCCTGATCCAGGCGTTCGACCGCGGGCTGCCGCTGCCCGAGGAACGGCTGGAGATGCTGTTCAACCTGGGCACCCCGGCCGAGGAGGTCGGCATCGCCGAACTCGCCGACGACGCCCAGGTCTGCAACTGCAACGGCGTGTCCAAGGGCGCCCTGGTGGCCTGCGTGGAGAGCGGCACCAAGACGGTCGCCGGGGTCATGGACAAGACCAGGGCCGGCAAGGGCTGCGGCTCCTGCAAGAACATGGTCTGCCAGATCGTCGAGTGGGCGGCCGGGGGCAAGGTCGAGGAGGATCCGTCGGCCAACTGGTACGTGCCCGGGGTGCCGATGGACAAGCCGGACCTGATGCGGGCGATCCTGGCCCAGGAATTGAGGTCGGTGTCCGCAGTATTTGCTGCCCTTGCCCCGGAGGGGGCCGAGGACGCCAAATCCAAGATGGGCCTGGCCTCCCTGCTCAAGATGATCTGGGCCGACGAGTACATCGACGAGAAGGACGCCCGGTTCATCAACGACCGGGTGCACGCCAACATCCAGAAGGACGGCACCTTCTCGGTCGTCCCGCAGATGAAGGGCGGCGTCACCACCCCGGCCCAGCTGCGCAAGATCGCCGACGTCGCCGAGAAGTGGAACGTGCCGATGGTCAAGCTGACCGGCGGCCAGCGGATCGACCTGCTGGGCATCCGCAAGGAGGACCTGCCCGGGGTCTGGGCCGACCTGGGCATGCCGTCCGGGTACGCCTACGGCAAGAGCTTTCGCACGGTGAAGACCTGCGTCGGGCAGGAGTTCTGCCGGTTCGGGGTCGGTGACTCGACCAACCTGGGCATCAAGATCGAGTCCCGGTTCCAGGGGCTGGAGTCGCCGGCCAAGATCAAGATGGCGGTCACCGGCTGCCCGCGCAACTGCGCCGAGTCGCTGTGCAAGGACGTCGGTCTGGTGGCCATCGACGGCGGCCGGTGGGAGATCTACATCGGTGGCGCGGCCGGGGCGCACATCCGCAAGGGCGACCTGCTGGCCACGGTGGACGACCCGGACCTGGCAGTGACGCTGTCCGGCCGGTTCATGCAGTACTACCGGGAGAACGCCAAGTGGCTCGAGCGCACCTACGCGTTCGTGCCCCGGATGGGCATCGAGTTCCTCCGCGAGGTGATCGTCGAGGACAGTCTGGGCATCGCCGCCGATCTCGACGAGCGCATGCAGAAGTCCGTGGACGCGTACCGGGACCCGTGGCAGGAGGGCGCGAAACCCGCCACTGCCGGCCAGTTCCGCACCTCCCTGCCGCTGGAGGTCCTGCCCCAGGTGCCGACCCGATGA
- a CDS encoding molybdopterin oxidoreductase family protein, with translation MVAGGRPATLQPQEDFPTNRGGLCAKGWTAADLLDHKDRLLTPLVREIDGDRTSALRPASWDEAFGRIVAAITRTQHEHGRDAVGIFGGGGLTNEKAYALGKFARVGLRTAMIDYNGRFCMSSAATAGNKAFGIDRGLPFPLADVAEAAAILLVGSNPADTMPPAMQYFDQGRANGARHIVIDPRRTSTAEGASLHLAPVPGTDLALANGLLHIAIREGYLDQAYIAERTTGFAAVKAAVSSYWPDWVERTTGVPVADLRETVRTLATAPSAMILTARGAEQHSNGTDTAQAFINLALALGLPGKWASGYGTVTGQGNGQGGREHGQKADQLPGYRRLDDPAARAHVAGVWGIDPDELPMPGRSAFEMLDRLGTDGGVRTLLVLASNVVVSAPDANRIRHRLAALDTLVVSDIFLSETAMLADVVLPTAQWAEEEGTMTNLEGRVIRRKMALPPPAGVLDDLQMITELATRLGRGQYFSDQPAEVFEELRRASAGGIADYSGITYDRIEAEQGVFWPCPSVEHPGTPRLFTDAFPTPDGRARFLPVTHRAPAETPDAAYPYVLTTGRLLQQYQSGTQTRRLGGTMVPDPHVQLHPNLARALSIEASDMIELRTRRGAAVFRAQITDAIRPEVLFVPFHWGGASNANSLTDPALDPYSKMPEFKVCAVAATRIGGPDDTHLLAALPSQPDVLPFRSLPITPRSPARRRTTRTRPPNQKGTSMHSKNRFLQGIFPFTGAGVDKPAPIDATLTYVVPDGSVAQALYFRGGNTTAELITVVLMRDGVPMRYFPIGAKSDVHVPLRVVEDLEGGTALELAVAAPDKLTGTVVLDLGLVEV, from the coding sequence ATGGTCGCCGGCGGCCGGCCGGCCACCCTGCAACCGCAGGAGGACTTCCCGACCAACCGCGGCGGCCTGTGCGCCAAGGGCTGGACCGCGGCCGATCTGCTCGACCACAAGGACCGGCTGCTCACCCCGCTGGTGCGCGAGATCGACGGCGACCGCACCAGTGCGCTGCGGCCGGCCAGCTGGGACGAGGCGTTCGGACGGATCGTCGCCGCCATCACCCGCACCCAGCACGAGCACGGCCGGGACGCCGTCGGCATCTTCGGCGGCGGCGGCCTGACCAACGAGAAGGCCTACGCCCTGGGCAAGTTCGCCCGCGTCGGGCTGCGCACGGCGATGATCGACTACAACGGCCGGTTCTGCATGTCCTCGGCGGCGACGGCCGGCAACAAGGCGTTCGGCATCGACCGCGGCCTGCCCTTCCCGCTCGCCGACGTGGCCGAGGCCGCCGCGATCCTGCTGGTCGGTTCCAACCCGGCGGACACGATGCCGCCGGCCATGCAGTACTTCGACCAGGGCCGGGCCAACGGCGCCCGGCACATCGTGATCGACCCCCGCCGGACCAGCACGGCCGAGGGCGCATCACTGCACCTGGCCCCGGTGCCCGGCACCGACCTGGCCCTGGCCAACGGCCTGCTGCACATCGCGATCCGCGAGGGTTACCTGGATCAGGCCTACATCGCCGAGCGCACCACCGGTTTCGCCGCGGTCAAGGCGGCCGTGAGCTCGTATTGGCCGGACTGGGTGGAGCGCACGACGGGCGTCCCGGTGGCCGACCTGCGCGAGACGGTGCGCACCCTGGCCACCGCGCCGTCGGCGATGATCCTGACCGCCCGCGGCGCCGAGCAGCACAGCAACGGCACCGACACCGCGCAGGCCTTCATCAACCTGGCCCTGGCCCTGGGCCTGCCCGGCAAGTGGGCCTCGGGCTACGGCACCGTCACCGGTCAGGGCAACGGCCAGGGTGGGCGCGAGCACGGCCAGAAGGCCGACCAGCTGCCCGGGTACCGCCGGCTGGACGATCCGGCGGCCCGCGCGCACGTGGCCGGGGTATGGGGCATCGACCCGGACGAGCTGCCGATGCCGGGCCGGTCCGCGTTCGAGATGCTCGACCGGCTCGGCACCGACGGCGGGGTGCGCACCCTGCTGGTGCTGGCCTCCAACGTGGTCGTCTCGGCCCCGGACGCCAACCGGATCCGGCACCGGCTGGCCGCCCTGGACACCCTGGTCGTCTCCGACATCTTCCTGTCCGAGACGGCCATGCTCGCCGACGTCGTGCTGCCTACCGCCCAATGGGCCGAGGAGGAGGGCACGATGACCAACCTGGAGGGCCGGGTGATCCGGCGCAAGATGGCCCTGCCGCCGCCGGCAGGTGTGCTCGACGACCTGCAGATGATCACCGAGCTGGCCACCAGACTCGGCCGCGGCCAGTACTTCTCGGACCAGCCGGCCGAGGTGTTCGAGGAGCTGCGACGGGCCTCGGCGGGCGGCATCGCCGACTACTCCGGCATCACCTACGACCGGATCGAGGCCGAGCAGGGCGTGTTCTGGCCCTGCCCCTCGGTCGAGCATCCGGGCACCCCGCGGCTGTTCACCGACGCGTTCCCGACCCCGGACGGCCGGGCCCGGTTCCTGCCGGTCACCCACCGAGCCCCGGCCGAGACCCCCGACGCGGCCTACCCGTACGTGCTGACCACCGGCCGGCTGCTGCAGCAGTACCAGAGCGGCACCCAGACCCGCCGGCTCGGCGGCACCATGGTGCCCGACCCGCACGTGCAACTGCACCCGAACCTGGCCCGGGCCCTGTCCATCGAGGCCAGCGACATGATCGAGCTGCGAACCCGGCGGGGAGCGGCCGTGTTCCGCGCCCAGATCACCGACGCCATCCGGCCCGAGGTGCTGTTCGTGCCGTTCCACTGGGGCGGGGCGTCGAACGCGAACTCACTCACCGACCCGGCGCTGGACCCGTACTCCAAGATGCCCGAATTCAAGGTGTGCGCGGTCGCCGCCACCCGGATCGGCGGCCCCGACGACACCCACCTGCTGGCCGCGCTGCCCAGCCAGCCGGACGTCCTGCCGTTCCGGTCACTGCCCATCACCCCCCGCTCGCCCGCCCGCCGACGCACCACCCGGACCCGACCGCCGAATCAGAAGGGCACTTCCATGCACAGCAAGAACCGTTTCCTCCAGGGCATTTTCCCGTTCACCGGGGCCGGGGTGGACAAGCCCGCGCCGATCGACGCGACCTTGACCTACGTGGTGCCGGACGGGTCGGTGGCGCAGGCGCTGTACTTCCGCGGGGGCAACACCACCGCCGAGCTGATCACCGTGGTGCTCATGCGCGACGGCGTGCCGATGCGGTACTTCCCGATCGGGGCCAAGTCCGACGTGCACGTGCCGCTGCGGGTGGTCGAGGACCTGGAGGGCGGCACCGCCCTGGAACTGGCCGTGGCTGCGCCCGACAAGCTCACCGGCACGGTCGTTCTCGACCTCGGGCTGGTGGAGGTCTGA
- a CDS encoding Rieske (2Fe-2S) protein, whose product MTAVMGSDAVGHRLGPLTQVPMGEGRAFGVDGTQVAVFHLRTGAVHAVSAVCPHKGGPLADGQIDGSVVLCPLHLNAWELATGCSRSGQPDLQTWRVEIENDEIVLYTH is encoded by the coding sequence ATGACCGCCGTCATGGGGTCGGACGCGGTGGGCCACCGGCTCGGGCCGCTGACCCAGGTGCCGATGGGGGAGGGCCGGGCCTTCGGCGTCGACGGCACCCAGGTGGCCGTCTTCCATCTGCGAACCGGTGCCGTGCATGCCGTCTCGGCAGTCTGCCCGCACAAGGGCGGGCCGCTGGCCGACGGCCAGATCGACGGTTCGGTCGTGCTGTGCCCGTTGCACCTGAACGCCTGGGAGCTGGCCACCGGTTGCTCGCGCAGCGGCCAGCCGGATCTGCAGACCTGGCGGGTCGAGATCGAGAACGACGAGATCGTTCTCTACACCCACTGA
- a CDS encoding nitrate/nitrite transporter — protein MSTPEITPVQAELATTPADPAIPKTHHGAHWIEDWRPEDPVFWQEKGARIAKKNLIFSVLSEHIGFSVWSMWSVLVLFLGPEYGIDAAGKFLLTALPTLLGAGLRLPYTFAVATFGGRNWTVISALLLLIPTIGIVIVLQPGVAYSTLLFVACLGGVGGGNFASSMTNINAFYPARLKGWALGINAGGGNIGVPVVQLIGLLILATIGASYPRVLPLIYIPLIIAAAVGSYLKMNNLTEMRNAKRAMRDVSKDAHTWVISLLYIGTFGSFIGFSFAFGQVLQVQFADIFSTPVKAAYLTFIGPLIGSLIRPYGGSLADKLGGARVSFVNFVAMALGAIIVLTASLMHSLPLYLVGFIMLFAFSGLGNGSVYKMIPAIFKAKSGLEITREGVDPAVSMARSQRYAGALIGIAGAIGAFGGVLVNLAFRQSFLATKSADSAYIAFICFYAICFAVTWYVYLRPSAKRLEGV, from the coding sequence ATGAGCACACCCGAGATCACCCCCGTCCAAGCGGAACTGGCCACCACGCCGGCCGACCCGGCCATTCCCAAGACCCACCACGGCGCGCACTGGATCGAGGACTGGCGGCCCGAGGATCCGGTCTTCTGGCAGGAGAAGGGCGCCCGGATCGCCAAGAAGAACCTGATCTTCTCGGTGCTCTCCGAGCACATCGGTTTCTCCGTCTGGTCGATGTGGTCGGTCCTGGTGCTGTTCCTGGGACCGGAGTACGGCATCGACGCGGCCGGCAAGTTCCTGCTGACCGCGTTGCCCACGCTGCTGGGCGCCGGGCTGCGACTGCCCTACACCTTCGCGGTGGCCACCTTCGGCGGGCGCAACTGGACCGTGATCAGCGCCCTGCTGCTGCTCATCCCGACCATCGGCATCGTGATCGTGCTGCAGCCCGGGGTCGCCTACAGCACCCTGCTGTTCGTCGCCTGCCTCGGCGGGGTCGGCGGCGGCAACTTCGCCTCGTCGATGACCAACATCAACGCTTTCTACCCGGCCCGGCTCAAGGGCTGGGCGCTGGGCATCAACGCCGGCGGCGGCAACATCGGCGTGCCGGTGGTGCAGTTGATCGGCCTGCTGATCCTGGCCACCATCGGCGCCAGCTACCCGCGGGTGCTGCCCCTTATCTACATCCCGCTGATCATCGCGGCCGCCGTCGGCTCGTACCTGAAGATGAACAACCTGACGGAGATGCGCAACGCCAAGCGGGCGATGCGGGACGTGTCCAAGGACGCGCACACCTGGGTCATCTCGCTGCTCTACATCGGCACCTTCGGCTCGTTCATCGGCTTCTCGTTCGCCTTCGGCCAGGTGCTGCAGGTGCAGTTCGCGGACATCTTCTCCACCCCGGTCAAGGCCGCCTACCTGACCTTCATCGGGCCGCTGATCGGCTCGTTGATCCGTCCCTACGGCGGTTCCCTGGCGGACAAGTTGGGCGGCGCCCGAGTCTCGTTCGTCAACTTCGTGGCCATGGCGCTGGGCGCGATCATCGTGCTGACCGCGTCGCTGATGCACTCGCTGCCCCTGTACCTGGTCGGCTTCATCATGCTGTTCGCCTTCAGCGGCCTGGGCAACGGTTCGGTCTACAAGATGATCCCGGCCATCTTCAAGGCCAAGTCGGGCCTGGAGATCACCCGCGAGGGCGTCGATCCGGCCGTCTCGATGGCCAGGTCGCAGCGCTACGCCGGCGCGCTGATCGGGATCGCCGGCGCCATCGGGGCCTTCGGTGGCGTGCTGGTGAACCTGGCCTTCCGCCAGTCGTTCCTGGCCACCAAGTCGGCCGACTCGGCCTACATCGCGTTCATCTGCTTCTACGCGATCTGCTTCGCCGTCACCTGGTACGTCTACCTGCGACCGTCGGCCAAGCGGCTCGAAGGTGTCTGA